DNA sequence from the Cucumis melo cultivar AY chromosome 6, USDA_Cmelo_AY_1.0, whole genome shotgun sequence genome:
TTATTGTGGCATCTAAAAACGAGACAGCTGGCAGAGGTTACACTCTAAGTTTAGTTGATAATCTCTTGCAGAAACCTAGTGTTGACGAACTCACCAAGAACGATGCAGTTCTAAGTGATGGTAGAACGCTACTTGACACTGGAATAATAGCAGTTAGAGGTAAAGGATGGGCCGAGCTAGTTTTGCTTGCATGTTCATGCCAATCAATGATTTCAGATCTTCTAAAGTGTGGGAAGGAGGCAAGCTACTGatattttgtttctaaattttaactttGCATGAGTAATCAAATTGTAGAAGTAATAAGATTACATTCCCATGTCTCAATTTAGGATCATATCATATGGATCTAGTGCTATTACTATAATATATTTGGACTGAGGAGTAGATGAAAAACtacttttttattcttttttccgTCCCTGAACAGCCTAAACTATTGATATGGTTGTAGGTCATCCTTAGAGTTAACAAATTTGAATTCTGAAAATTTCTTTCGTTCAATATCCCATTCATCCACTTACTCTAAGTTTATTCTTGCGCAGTTGACATAATGGATATGTAGACTCTAACTTTATTAAGACATCGATTAGAACTCTTTGTTGCCAGTACAAGATCCCCCCGtctcttcttttcctttgaGTTTAGTGGCTTCTCCTTTAGAGAAAAGAGGTGGGGGAAGAGGAGAGGGTGAAAAGGGGAAGCGAGAGGAAAAAAGAGTGGCTGTTAGTTTGTCATCCTAGGAAAAATTAATAGTCAATCCTTTTGttcattcatttttattttgccTTTCTTAACAGAAAAGCACAAGGTTAGGAATTTCAGCTTAAATATTTGTCATCATGGTCGGTGAACTTAAAGTCCGGTTATTATTCAAAATGAAACAATATTTTAACCATTTAATTTACTCTGTGATGGAAATTCAGCTACTGGATTGTGTTCTTGactgtatattatttatttcacGATATGATGATATATGGCTGTTGTTTTAACATGGCAACATCTTTTTGTGGACTCCTCAAATCTTATGTATAATTATTTATTACTTTTACTTAAAAAATCTTTGTGGCTTTTCTCTTCATTAGTGAATATGTTATGTTTATAGTTATAGAAAACGCTGACACCGATAATAAAGTGGAAAAAGTGGCCTCTGATAACAACTGCTACTATTGTCTGCAGtgtaaatattaatatttcttAGTACTTTAAGAATAGTATGCTTCATGTATTAAATAAACGTTTTCTATGTATATGTAGATTAGCTTATATGAAGATCTGGTGGCAGCTTGGGTACCTGCCAAACACAAGTGGTTGCAGCCACGTCCCTTTGGTGAAGAATTGATTCTTAGGTTGGGAAGGCAGAAGATGTTTAGCTATTGTGCTTGTATGTCCAGAACATCCTTGCAACTGAAGTTTATTATATATTCGTATTCCCTTTGCTTTTAGTTAAAGGAATTCCTGTACTGTTATTAATTTGCAGATGATTTATTGTTCTTGCATTTTGGTACCTCGAGTGAAGTTCTGGATCACCTAAGTGGGGATGAGTCGGAACTTATTGGACGAAGACACTTGTGTTCTATCCCGGCTACGACTTCATCTGACATAGCAGCATCTGTTGTTATCCTTTCCAGTAGAATTGGGCCCGGAGTATCTGTTGGAGAAGACTCCCTCATTTATGATTCCTCCATTTCTGTTGGAGTACAGATTGGTTCCCAATGTATAGTTGTTAGTGTTAACATCTCAGAAACTAACAACCAGTTACCAGGAGGTGCATTTAGGTTCATGCTTCCAGATCGCCATTGTCTTTGGGAAGTTCCATTAGTTGGTTATACTGAAAGAGTCATAGTATATTGTGGACTTCATGATAACCCAAAAATTTCAGTCTCTAAGGGTGGGACATTTTGTGGGAAGCCTTGGAAGAAGGTTTTGCAAGATTTGAGTATTGAAGAAAGTGATCTGTGGCCTACCGCTCGAACTCAGGAGAAGTGCTTATGGAATGCAAGAATATTCCCGGTTCTTTCCTATTTTGAGATGCTTACTTTGGCTATGTGGCTGATGGGATTGAGTGATGCAAAAACGGAGCATTTGCTTCCGTCATGGAAAAGTTCTCATCGAGTTAGCTTGGAGGAATTGCACAAGTCTATCAATTTTCTTAAAATGTGTACCGGATCAAGGAATCACCAAGCAGAACTGGCTGCTGGAATTGCTAAAGCTTGTATCAACTTTGGCATGCTTGGACGTAACTTATCCCAACTATGTGAAGAAATAAAGCAGAAAGAAGTTTTGGGATTAGAAACTTGCAAGGATTTTCTAGATATGTGCCCCGAACTTCATGACCAGAGCATTAAAGTTGTTCCAAAGAGCCGAGTGTACCAGGTGCACGTTGATCTTCTAAGAGCATGCAGTGAGGAGACGGCAGCATGTGAGTTGGAACGAGAAGTTTGGGCTGCTGTTGCTGATGAAACTGCTTCGGCAGTAAGATATGGCTTTAAAGGTAAATATGGTGTTCATCAATGTATGGAAGGGCATGCATTAATAGAGAATAGTGGAAATAAATACACTGACAATGCAGCTAATAAGATGCGATGACTTGAAATGAACGAAGTCTCTCCTTTCCCCTGTTTTTTTCCTGCTATAAATATTTTCTCGTTTCTCAATCTTGTATCTTGTCAAAATAACTATTGATCTAAATTTTACACTACGTTGCCTTGCATAACATATATAGTTTTTCCTAATGCATAACTATCTAATTTTATGCTATGTTGCCTTGCACGAATATTTAGATCTCTTGGACCAACCTGACAACAATAAATTGGGACAGAGCAATCGTCGTTCTGACAATGGAATAGACCAATTAATTCACCATAAAAGGGTAACTGTTAATTTACCTGTACGTGTGGATTTTGTTGGTGGTTGGAGTGACACTCCTCCATGGAGCTTAGAGCGCCCTGGTTGCGTGTTGAACATGGCAATTAATTTGGAAGGTTCTCTTCCTGTTGGGACCTGTATAGAAACAACGAAAACTTCTGGAGTTTTGTTCAGTGATGATGCTGGTAACGAGTTACATATTAAAGACCTTAACTCGATTACCACTCCATTTGATAGTGATGATCCATTTCGGCTTGTCAAATCTGCGTTGCTCGTGACTGGCATTATTCATGATCATATTCTAACTGTTGTTGGTTTGCAAATCAAAACTTGGGCGAATGTGCCTCGTGGTAGCGGTCTGGGAACTTCCAGCATCTTAGCTGCTGCTGTGGTAAAAGGTCTTCTTCAGATAACTGATGGAGATGAAAGCAATGAAAATGTTGCAAGACTTGTATTGGTACTGGAGCAGCTTATGGGGACTGGTGGTGGCTGGCAAGACCAAATTGGAGGTTTGTACCCTGGCATCAAGTTTACCACAAGTTTTCCTGGAATCCCACTACGTCTTCAAGTTATCCCCTTGTTACCATCACCTCAATTGGTCTCAGAGTTGCAGAACCGGTTGCTTGTAGTATTTACTGGTCAGGTTAGTATCCGAAACTTTCTCACTTCTCTTGAATTGACCTTTGGTATTGTTTTTGAAACTATATTcttcttttaataaaaatgaatgTTCAAATGTGTAATATATGTGCAAGAGGATACATGGATTCCTCTGAAATCGATAACAATCTTACTTCTTGGaaattaaaaattgttttttcatTCTTGTGATTTTTACTTCTCTTGTTTCTTATTAAGAAGGGATTGTAAACTTGACTTCTTCACTTTTCGGTTTATGCTGATGCCATGGTTTACTCTGTTGGGTCACTCTTGTTTATATATTATGCCAACATCTTCTTTGCAACACTGCTAACATAAAACTTGGGTGTCTTAATCTTTCAAAaggttacatttatgaaaaactCTGCAATATCATATAGAATCCTGGTCGAGGGTATGTGCCTCAACCATCATATAATCTAATAtcttattttgtaaatattttcttcTGGGTTTATATTCTTTAGCTCACATACAGGTTCGACTTGCACATCAAGTTCTTCACAAGGTAGTGACACGATATCTGAGACGCGATAACCTTCTCATATCCAGCATAAAACGTTTAGCCACCCTAGCAAAGATCGGGAGAGAAGCACTCATGAACTGTGATGTCGATGAGTTGGGGGAGATAATGATGGAAACTTGGCGATTGCATCAGGAACTAGATCCTTTCTGCAGCAATGAGTTTGTTGATAAGCTCTTTGCATTTGCGGATCCTTACTGTTGTGGCTACAAACTAGTGGGTGCTGGTGGCGGGGGCTTTGCTTTATTACTAGCTAAAAGTTCAGTCTTAGCCATGGAATTGAGAAACAagctcgaaaatgataaaaatttcGAAGTAAAAGTTTACGATTGGAACACATCTTTATAGAGATAGTTATGTAGAAACATCATAAGGTTGCATTTTATAGTATTGCTAGTTTATTATTCTTATTCATACTCAACTGCTCCCATGTTGAACATGTTTGGGAAATACAGAGAACAACAAATTGCTGCTTGATGTGTGTTATTGGGTTTAAGCCCCCAATGAAAAATTCTTGGTagaagtttttttctttcttcgttggcgctaattttttttctttattgcaTAAATTGATACAAAGCTGTTACACTTGGGGCTTACTAGGTGGATACACTGTCCGGGATTCGCTTCCAAGTTTAATCTCCAGGAAGCTCCGCTGGGCTCTATGTGATAAAAAGAGAATACCTAGGGTTAGAAGGAGGAATGTGGAAGGATGTTTTTTTGTGAGGGAGGGAAAAAAGAGGGGACGTGAAAATGAGAATATGAAGTTGGAAGAGAGACGGGAACATAGAACTAGAAGAGTCTTTTTATAAGAGAGAGAGAACAGAGAGAGGTCATTGGTGGGAAAAGGGGGGAATATGAAAGATCGGTGCTTTTATGAGGGGGAAAATGCGGCGTTGGAACTTGGTTTGGGACCGACCAGCCAACCAAAGCACACCCTTTTGTTTATTATGCTTTGTTTATTTGTGTATAAAATGATCATAATGCAGTCGGTTTTTGTTATGGTGACTGTTGGGTGGTAGTGAGTTGCATTACTGACAGTTAGTGGCCATTGGAAGAAGTAGACCCAGATAGGCGGAGGGTGCAGATGGGTATCTCAAGTAATCGAGTGGACAAATGCAAGATCAAGCCAGGTGACCACATTTACAGCTACAGAGCTGCCTATACTTACTCCCATCACGGTACTTCTCTCCCTCTTTCGAAATTCGATATTCTTCACGAGAAACACAATTTCCAAGCCCTGTAGTCCACTCGTTTTAGCATTTCTGTTAGAATAATATTTTCTAGTGTGAAGTGTCGATTTATTTGGTAAGGTTTCAATATcgttatatttttctatttgtaATGGAAAGTCTTCcatataagttttttttcatcACAATGCTTGATGGATCCCGTTCCAAGAAGTACTTTCTTATGGTTATGGTTTCTTTCCCTAGGTATCGATTTTCTTCTCACTTTTTGCAAATTTTTGCTTTAAGCTTCTCCATTTTTTAGTATCATAATCTTGGGCTAATAAGTAAAAAGCACATACTTTAGAAGGACCGAAGATTCTGATTCTAATGTTAATTTTAGAATCCGTTTTAAAAATGTCGTTTAAACCAAACTGTTTTAACGTGCCATTTAATTGTACAAAAATGATTGGATCTAAAACTTTTTAAGCTGTTTTTCCCCTAAATCGAACATGTGAGTGGAAAAATTTGAAGGATTTGACCTCTCGGTTGAGGGCACATCTCTTGTACTTCACCATTTGTTTCTAAAATACTTCTATACTTCTAAAAATTTGCAATATTACCCTTCAACTTCAATGAATGATTCAAACTGCTTTTAGAGGAAATTCTTTGAAAAAATTTGAACTTAAAACTCTTTGATGATGAGCTTTGATATGTGATCTATGTTTTAGGTAGGCCACTGCTGCTACACCATTTCATATCTTGTCATTTGAAACCCTATAGAATTTTTACTCTAAGGAATATTTTTGAAACATTTATATATGTTCAGAGGTAGTAAGGTTTAGGGTATACAAGTATATAAGTATCTTTTCAAACAAATGGGAAAGCTTAAAtgtatttcttatattttaaccCTTTTCGTATATTATTTCTACTGGTTTCTCCATGCAGGAATCTTCGCAGGTGGAAATCAGGTGATTCATTTTACACCTGAGATAAACTCAAAAACTGCCAAAGCTTCTAGAATCTGTTCTTCATCTTCTAGTATCTGTTCTTCATTTTCTCCATCATCCTGTCCGAACTTCCCCACCATCCCCCGCTGTGGAATCGGTATGGTATCGACATTGGTGTTCGATCTGATGTGATTAAGGTGGAAGTTGAGGTCTTGCTCCCCATCAAAATGATGTTTCAAGGACTCTTGAGTCCAGCTGATGTGATCAAAGATGATATACAGAAAGGCAGGGAAGGAGAAAATTGCATGCTTTGTGAGTACCTTTAGATTAAAGTTTTGGACAAAAATTAGAAATTGGAATGGTGCGAATCAAGGCTGATATTACAATATCCTTTGCCGGAAAAAAAGGCTGATAATACAATTTCAAAAAGAATTCGAGTGTTTTTAAGACAATtggcaaggaaaaaaaaagttatagaaAGGATTATCCAGAAAGAAATTGTTCGACAACTTTCAACATATGCATAATATTTATAGCCTGAGGAGAGGAAATGTGATTCTCAAGTCAAcacttctctctctttttttttaatctattctttcttttacaaaaaaaagttatgataaagggtaTGTGTTATTACCTTTTTTAAATcgaaaaaatagtaaatttaaaaaCGGATAGGCTTTGAATAGTTATTTGATAACAGTTTAatatatatctaattatttgTTGAGGTGTTGTGgactttttttctaaattttttatgCAATTTCCTTAATTTTTTCTACTTATTTCCAGACACATTTGACTCCTTTTTTGGCCTTTTAATgttttctttatgttatttatattttcaaataaattcatttcatttttttttaagaaaagagaattcttatgaaaaagaaagaaccaAAATTATTTACGAAATATAGAAAAAAGTACACAGGATTTTATAACTTttatgtaaatagtttcaatttttttgttatatttgaaaatgcctatttgaaaaattaattttagaattAGGACGTGTTTGGAATATATTCcttaaatattatttgaaaaaCATCATTCTAGAATTAAGGTTTTGCTCACCATCTTAATTATAAATGTTTATGTTTGATATATTGAATTAAGCGAAAACTTAAATTGAATTTGTTGACTTGTAACTACAATTATTCGAGGAAATACTTGAaaaactcaaaataaaaaatacaacatGAATCGTCCCATGAAAAAAGAAAGtgaatgattttgaaattttgtataaaaaaaatagaatttgaTAAACAAAGTATTAcgtaaattaaagaaaaaatttgaaaaaaaattatactaaCAACAACTCAATagaattttttaatattaattttaaatttagatttcttaaattgaaataaattttgttaaaaaaatattaataatataaagaaagaattcaaggaaaaaaaagaaaaaaaagagggagAAGAATTGGAAAAGAATATGAATAACAAAATGAGCAAAGCAGCCAAGGCATAACTTGAAAGAATAGCAAGGAATCCAAAGAacataagattcccttttttACTTTCCATTTCAACAACCAACTTTGAAACCCAAAC
Encoded proteins:
- the LOC103483166 gene encoding bifunctional fucokinase/fucose pyrophosphorylase isoform X2, coding for MMESRVSRTRQKKADLHSILRKSWYHLRLSVRHPSRVPTWDAIVLTAASPEQAQLYEWQLNRAKRIGRIAHSTITLAVPDPNGQRIGSGAATLNAIHALAKHYHNLGLVPSPEVDSIGNGCGESDLLPNLSNINDGVSLSQLASFISKKHILLLHAGGDSKRVPWANPMGKVFLPLPYLAADDPDGPVPLLFDHILAIASCARQAFKNEGGILTMTGDVLPCFDASALILPEEDSCIITVPITLDIASNHGVIVASKNETAGRGYTLSLVDNLLQKPSVDELTKNDAVLSDGRTLLDTGIIAVRGKGWAELVLLACSCQSMISDLLKCGKEISLYEDLVAAWVPAKHKWLQPRPFGEELILRLGRQKMFSYCAYDLLFLHFGTSSEVLDHLSGDESELIGRRHLCSIPATTSSDIAASVVILSSRIGPGVSVGEDSLIYDSSISVGVQIGSQCIVVSVNISETNNQLPGGAFRFMLPDRHCLWEVPLVGYTERVIVYCGLHDNPKISVSKGGTFCGKPWKKVLQDLSIEESDLWPTARTQEKCLWNARIFPVLSYFEMLTLAMWLMGLSDAKTEHLLPSWKSSHRVSLEELHKSINFLKMCTGSRNHQAELAAGIAKACINFGMLGRNLSQLCEEIKQKEVLGLETCKDFLDMCPELHDQSIKVVPKSRVYQVHVDLLRACSEETAACELEREVWAAVADETASAVRYGFKDLLDQPDNNKLGQSNRRSDNGIDQLIHHKRVTVNLPVRVDFVGGWSDTPPWSLERPGCVLNMAINLEGSLPVGTCIETTKTSGVLFSDDAGNELHIKDLNSITTPFDSDDPFRLVKSALLVTGIIHDHILTVVGLQIKTWANVPRGSGLGTSSILAAAVVKGLLQITDGDESNENVARLVLVLEQLMGTGGGWQDQIGGLYPGIKFTTSFPGIPLRLQVIPLLPSPQLVSELQNRLLVVFTGQVRLAHQVLHKVVTRYLRRDNLLISSIKRLATLAKIGREALMNCDVDELGEIMMETWRLHQELDPFCSNEFVDKLFAFADPYCCGYKLVGAGGGGFALLLAKSSVLAMELRNKLENDKNFEVKVYDWNTSL
- the LOC103483166 gene encoding bifunctional fucokinase/fucose pyrophosphorylase isoform X1, which translates into the protein MMESRVSRTRQKKADLHSILRKSWYHLRLSVRHPSRVPTWDAIVLTAASPEQAQLYEWQLNRAKRIGRIAHSTITLAVPDPNGQRIGSGAATLNAIHALAKHYHNLGLVPSPEVDSIGNGCGESDLLPNLSNINDGVSLSQLASFISKKHILLLHAGGDSKRVPWANPMGKVFLPLPYLAADDPDGPVPLLFDHILAIASCARQAFKNEVTAGGILTMTGDVLPCFDASALILPEEDSCIITVPITLDIASNHGVIVASKNETAGRGYTLSLVDNLLQKPSVDELTKNDAVLSDGRTLLDTGIIAVRGKGWAELVLLACSCQSMISDLLKCGKEISLYEDLVAAWVPAKHKWLQPRPFGEELILRLGRQKMFSYCAYDLLFLHFGTSSEVLDHLSGDESELIGRRHLCSIPATTSSDIAASVVILSSRIGPGVSVGEDSLIYDSSISVGVQIGSQCIVVSVNISETNNQLPGGAFRFMLPDRHCLWEVPLVGYTERVIVYCGLHDNPKISVSKGGTFCGKPWKKVLQDLSIEESDLWPTARTQEKCLWNARIFPVLSYFEMLTLAMWLMGLSDAKTEHLLPSWKSSHRVSLEELHKSINFLKMCTGSRNHQAELAAGIAKACINFGMLGRNLSQLCEEIKQKEVLGLETCKDFLDMCPELHDQSIKVVPKSRVYQVHVDLLRACSEETAACELEREVWAAVADETASAVRYGFKDLLDQPDNNKLGQSNRRSDNGIDQLIHHKRVTVNLPVRVDFVGGWSDTPPWSLERPGCVLNMAINLEGSLPVGTCIETTKTSGVLFSDDAGNELHIKDLNSITTPFDSDDPFRLVKSALLVTGIIHDHILTVVGLQIKTWANVPRGSGLGTSSILAAAVVKGLLQITDGDESNENVARLVLVLEQLMGTGGGWQDQIGGLYPGIKFTTSFPGIPLRLQVIPLLPSPQLVSELQNRLLVVFTGQVRLAHQVLHKVVTRYLRRDNLLISSIKRLATLAKIGREALMNCDVDELGEIMMETWRLHQELDPFCSNEFVDKLFAFADPYCCGYKLVGAGGGGFALLLAKSSVLAMELRNKLENDKNFEVKVYDWNTSL
- the LOC103483166 gene encoding bifunctional fucokinase/fucose pyrophosphorylase isoform X5, which translates into the protein MGKVFLPLPYLAADDPDGPVPLLFDHILAIASCARQAFKNEVTAGGILTMTGDVLPCFDASALILPEEDSCIITVPITLDIASNHGVIVASKNETAGRGYTLSLVDNLLQKPSVDELTKNDAVLSDGRTLLDTGIIAVRGKGWAELVLLACSCQSMISDLLKCGKEISLYEDLVAAWVPAKHKWLQPRPFGEELILRLGRQKMFSYCAYDLLFLHFGTSSEVLDHLSGDESELIGRRHLCSIPATTSSDIAASVVILSSRIGPGVSVGEDSLIYDSSISVGVQIGSQCIVVSVNISETNNQLPGGAFRFMLPDRHCLWEVPLVGYTERVIVYCGLHDNPKISVSKGGTFCGKPWKKVLQDLSIEESDLWPTARTQEKCLWNARIFPVLSYFEMLTLAMWLMGLSDAKTEHLLPSWKSSHRVSLEELHKSINFLKMCTGSRNHQAELAAGIAKACINFGMLGRNLSQLCEEIKQKEVLGLETCKDFLDMCPELHDQSIKVVPKSRVYQVHVDLLRACSEETAACELEREVWAAVADETASAVRYGFKDLLDQPDNNKLGQSNRRSDNGIDQLIHHKRVTVNLPVRVDFVGGWSDTPPWSLERPGCVLNMAINLEGSLPVGTCIETTKTSGVLFSDDAGNELHIKDLNSITTPFDSDDPFRLVKSALLVTGIIHDHILTVVGLQIKTWANVPRGSGLGTSSILAAAVVKGLLQITDGDESNENVARLVLVLEQLMGTGGGWQDQIGGLYPGIKFTTSFPGIPLRLQVIPLLPSPQLVSELQNRLLVVFTGQVRLAHQVLHKVVTRYLRRDNLLISSIKRLATLAKIGREALMNCDVDELGEIMMETWRLHQELDPFCSNEFVDKLFAFADPYCCGYKLVGAGGGGFALLLAKSSVLAMELRNKLENDKNFEVKVYDWNTSL
- the LOC103483166 gene encoding bifunctional fucokinase/fucose pyrophosphorylase isoform X4 gives rise to the protein MMESRVSRTRQKKADLHSILRKSWYHLRLSVRHPSRVPTWDAIVLTAASPEQAQLYEWQLNRAKRIGRIAHSTITLAVPDPNGQRIGSGAATLNAIHALAKHYHNLGLVPSPELASFISKKHILLLHAGGDSKRVPWANPMGKVFLPLPYLAADDPDGPVPLLFDHILAIASCARQAFKNEGGILTMTGDVLPCFDASALILPEEDSCIITVPITLDIASNHGVIVASKNETAGRGYTLSLVDNLLQKPSVDELTKNDAVLSDGRTLLDTGIIAVRGKGWAELVLLACSCQSMISDLLKCGKEISLYEDLVAAWVPAKHKWLQPRPFGEELILRLGRQKMFSYCAYDLLFLHFGTSSEVLDHLSGDESELIGRRHLCSIPATTSSDIAASVVILSSRIGPGVSVGEDSLIYDSSISVGVQIGSQCIVVSVNISETNNQLPGGAFRFMLPDRHCLWEVPLVGYTERVIVYCGLHDNPKISVSKGGTFCGKPWKKVLQDLSIEESDLWPTARTQEKCLWNARIFPVLSYFEMLTLAMWLMGLSDAKTEHLLPSWKSSHRVSLEELHKSINFLKMCTGSRNHQAELAAGIAKACINFGMLGRNLSQLCEEIKQKEVLGLETCKDFLDMCPELHDQSIKVVPKSRVYQVHVDLLRACSEETAACELEREVWAAVADETASAVRYGFKDLLDQPDNNKLGQSNRRSDNGIDQLIHHKRVTVNLPVRVDFVGGWSDTPPWSLERPGCVLNMAINLEGSLPVGTCIETTKTSGVLFSDDAGNELHIKDLNSITTPFDSDDPFRLVKSALLVTGIIHDHILTVVGLQIKTWANVPRGSGLGTSSILAAAVVKGLLQITDGDESNENVARLVLVLEQLMGTGGGWQDQIGGLYPGIKFTTSFPGIPLRLQVIPLLPSPQLVSELQNRLLVVFTGQVRLAHQVLHKVVTRYLRRDNLLISSIKRLATLAKIGREALMNCDVDELGEIMMETWRLHQELDPFCSNEFVDKLFAFADPYCCGYKLVGAGGGGFALLLAKSSVLAMELRNKLENDKNFEVKVYDWNTSL
- the LOC103483166 gene encoding bifunctional fucokinase/fucose pyrophosphorylase isoform X3, encoding MMESRVSRTRQKKADLHSILRKSWYHLRLSVRHPSRVPTWDAIVLTAASPEQAQLYEWQLNRAKRIGRIAHSTITLAVPDPNGQRIGSGAATLNAIHALAKHYHNLGLVPSPELASFISKKHILLLHAGGDSKRVPWANPMGKVFLPLPYLAADDPDGPVPLLFDHILAIASCARQAFKNEVTAGGILTMTGDVLPCFDASALILPEEDSCIITVPITLDIASNHGVIVASKNETAGRGYTLSLVDNLLQKPSVDELTKNDAVLSDGRTLLDTGIIAVRGKGWAELVLLACSCQSMISDLLKCGKEISLYEDLVAAWVPAKHKWLQPRPFGEELILRLGRQKMFSYCAYDLLFLHFGTSSEVLDHLSGDESELIGRRHLCSIPATTSSDIAASVVILSSRIGPGVSVGEDSLIYDSSISVGVQIGSQCIVVSVNISETNNQLPGGAFRFMLPDRHCLWEVPLVGYTERVIVYCGLHDNPKISVSKGGTFCGKPWKKVLQDLSIEESDLWPTARTQEKCLWNARIFPVLSYFEMLTLAMWLMGLSDAKTEHLLPSWKSSHRVSLEELHKSINFLKMCTGSRNHQAELAAGIAKACINFGMLGRNLSQLCEEIKQKEVLGLETCKDFLDMCPELHDQSIKVVPKSRVYQVHVDLLRACSEETAACELEREVWAAVADETASAVRYGFKDLLDQPDNNKLGQSNRRSDNGIDQLIHHKRVTVNLPVRVDFVGGWSDTPPWSLERPGCVLNMAINLEGSLPVGTCIETTKTSGVLFSDDAGNELHIKDLNSITTPFDSDDPFRLVKSALLVTGIIHDHILTVVGLQIKTWANVPRGSGLGTSSILAAAVVKGLLQITDGDESNENVARLVLVLEQLMGTGGGWQDQIGGLYPGIKFTTSFPGIPLRLQVIPLLPSPQLVSELQNRLLVVFTGQVRLAHQVLHKVVTRYLRRDNLLISSIKRLATLAKIGREALMNCDVDELGEIMMETWRLHQELDPFCSNEFVDKLFAFADPYCCGYKLVGAGGGGFALLLAKSSVLAMELRNKLENDKNFEVKVYDWNTSL